In the Phycisphaerae bacterium genome, one interval contains:
- a CDS encoding AAA family ATPase has product MSSTIQAIIFNASEEAAADLREHIYALNFVRVNGEVSDASGLAELLANSSPNLAFFFLGPDPAEVIALIDEVSARYPGLAMIAIGRNTNPESILAPIRAGCDQFVCWPIDPNDLATAVSRVASKRLLTRSTSQCICITAASGGVGVTSLASNLALEIGQLTAKPCALVDLDFQFGDLALLFDCDPKYTFYHLADSGAHFDRTVLESVVSKFPGTNVVLLPRPEKIEQTEGITADVVHRAIELLTSTYEFAVVDVPRRLDACTNAALGQADKILIVCQLIVPSLRNAVRYHDALMRLGIPEDRLEVIVNRSDATGGRVTTKDIEEAIKKPVFGVVPNDYHYVARSLDFGRPFSTAERNSSVRTAIAKIARSLVGDAARADTSAENRRGFLSRLLSK; this is encoded by the coding sequence ATGAGTTCCACGATCCAAGCGATCATCTTTAATGCGAGCGAGGAGGCCGCCGCTGACCTCCGCGAGCACATCTATGCCCTGAACTTTGTCAGGGTCAACGGCGAAGTTTCGGATGCCTCCGGGCTCGCCGAATTGCTTGCGAACTCGTCGCCGAATCTGGCCTTCTTCTTTCTTGGACCTGATCCAGCGGAGGTCATCGCCCTGATCGACGAGGTTTCCGCCCGATACCCCGGGCTGGCGATGATCGCCATCGGTCGCAACACGAACCCGGAGTCCATTCTCGCCCCGATTCGTGCCGGATGCGATCAGTTCGTCTGCTGGCCGATTGATCCGAACGACCTTGCCACAGCCGTCAGCCGCGTGGCAAGCAAACGCCTGCTGACGCGATCCACCAGCCAGTGCATCTGTATCACGGCCGCAAGCGGCGGCGTTGGCGTCACGTCACTGGCCAGCAATTTGGCTCTCGAAATCGGCCAGTTGACCGCGAAGCCCTGTGCCCTCGTGGATCTGGATTTCCAGTTCGGCGATCTGGCGTTGCTGTTCGATTGCGACCCCAAGTACACGTTTTACCATCTGGCCGACTCGGGGGCTCACTTCGATCGCACCGTTCTGGAAAGCGTCGTCAGCAAGTTCCCTGGGACCAACGTCGTGCTGCTGCCGAGGCCCGAGAAAATTGAGCAGACCGAAGGCATTACCGCCGACGTCGTTCACCGTGCCATCGAACTGCTCACGAGCACCTACGAATTCGCCGTCGTCGATGTGCCGCGACGGCTTGATGCCTGCACGAACGCCGCGCTCGGGCAGGCGGACAAAATTCTCATTGTCTGCCAGTTGATTGTCCCAAGCCTGAGAAACGCCGTCCGCTACCACGACGCGCTTATGCGACTGGGCATTCCTGAAGACCGTCTGGAGGTCATCGTAAACCGTTCGGACGCCACAGGCGGGCGCGTCACCACGAAGGACATTGAAGAGGCCATCAAGAAGCCCGTCTTCGGTGTCGTGCCCAACGACTACCACTACGTCGCCCGCTCTCTTGATTTCGGCCGACCCTTCTCCACTGCGGAACGCAACAGCTCCGTTCGCACCGCCATCGCCAAGATCGCCAGGTCTCTGGTGGGGGATGCCGCCAGGGCGGATACATCTGCCGAGAACCGGCGAGGATTCCTCAGCCGACTTCTTTCGAAATAA